Proteins encoded by one window of Arabidopsis thaliana chromosome 2, partial sequence:
- a CDS encoding Protein kinase superfamily protein: MGCFGRTPKSNKRSDTKTTKNNDFTPKKLTVNANRDKLTQPSSDCLKVSICGDVSKEIVTKKDQLALDAKDTNVEDEVIVKKAQTFTFEELSVSTGNFKSDCFLGEGGFGKVYKGFIEKINQVVAIKQLDRNGAQGIREFVVEVLTLSLADHPNLVKLIGFCAEGVQRLLVYEYMPLGSLDNHLHDLPSGKNPLAWNTRMKIAAGAARGLEYLHDTMKPPVIYRDLKCSNILIDEGYHAKLSDFGLAKVGPRGSETHVSTRVMGTYGYCAPDYALTGQLTFKSDVYSFGVVLLELITGRKAYDNTRTRNHQSLVEWVKTKNISFSFF, encoded by the exons ATGGGATGTTTCGGACGCACTCCGAAATCGAACAAACGATCAGATACCAAAACCACGAAGAACAACGATTTCACCCCAAAAAAACTCACCGTCAATGCAAATCGAGATAAGCTGACACAACCCAGCTCAG ATTGTTTAAAAGTTAGTATATGTGGAGATGTAAGCAAGGAGATAGTTACTAAGAAGGATCAATTAGCTTTGGATGCTAAAGATACtaatgttgaagatgaagttATAGTGAAGAAAGCACAGACTTTTACATTTGAAGAACTCTCTGTTTCTACTGGAAACTTTAAGTCGGATTGTTTTCTAGGAGAAGGAGGTTTTGGAAAAGTTTACAAAGGTTTCATTGAGAAAATCAATCAG GTTGTTGCAATTAAGCAACTTGATCGGAATGGTGCTCAAGGAATCAGGGAGTTTGTTGTTGAAGTGTTGACATTAAGTCTCGCTGATCATCCAAATCTCGTCAAGCTTATAGGATTTTGCGCTGAGGGTGTTCAGAGACTGTTGGTTTACGAGTATATGCCTCTAGGATCTCTGGATAATCACCTTCATG atCTTCCTTCTGGTAAAAACCCGCTTGCTTGGAACACTCGAATGAAAATAGCGGCTGGTGCAGCAAGAGGACTAGAGTATCTCCACGATACAATGAAACCTCCTGTGATATACCGTGATCTTAAGTGTTCGAATATCTTGATCGATGAAGGATATCACGCAAAACTCTCAGACTTTGGATTAGCTAAAGTAGGACCAAGAGGAAGTGAAACTCATGTTTCCACAAGAGTTATGGGAACATACGGTTACTGTGCTCCTGATTACGCATTAACTGGACAACTCACATTCAAATCAGATGTATACAGTTTCGGAGTTGTTCTTTTGGAGCTTATTACTGGAAGGAAAGCTTACGATAACACGAGAACACGTAATCACCAGAGTCTTGTTGAATGGGTAAAGACTAAAAacatctctttctcctttttctaa
- a CDS encoding Protein kinase superfamily protein (Protein kinase superfamily protein; FUNCTIONS IN: protein serine/threonine kinase activity, protein kinase activity, kinase activity, ATP binding; INVOLVED IN: protein amino acid phosphorylation; LOCATED IN: cellular_component unknown; EXPRESSED IN: 21 plant structures; EXPRESSED DURING: 14 growth stages; CONTAINS InterPro DOMAIN/s: Protein kinase, ATP binding site (InterPro:IPR017441), Protein kinase, catalytic domain (InterPro:IPR000719), Serine/threonine-protein kinase-like domain (InterPro:IPR017442), Protein kinase-like domain (InterPro:IPR011009), Serine/threonine-protein kinase, active site (InterPro:IPR008271); BEST Arabidopsis thaliana protein match is: Protein kinase superfamily protein (TAIR:AT1G07870.2); Has 113767 Blast hits to 112590 proteins in 4096 species: Archae - 105; Bacteria - 13217; Metazoa - 41619; Fungi - 9472; Plants - 32535; Viruses - 378; Other Eukaryotes - 16441 (source: NCBI BLink).): MGCFGRTPKSNKRSDTKTTKNNDFTPKKLTVNANRDKLTQPSSDCLKVSICGDVSKEIVTKKDQLALDAKDTNVEDEVIVKKAQTFTFEELSVSTGNFKSDCFLGEGGFGKVYKGFIEKINQVVAIKQLDRNGAQGIREFVVEVLTLSLADHPNLVKLIGFCAEGVQRLLVYEYMPLGSLDNHLHDLPSGKNPLAWNTRMKIAAGAARGLEYLHDTMKPPVIYRDLKCSNILIDEGYHAKLSDFGLAKVGPRGSETHVSTRVMGTYGYCAPDYALTGQLTFKSDVYSFGVVLLELITGRKAYDNTRTRNHQSLVEWANPLFKDRKNFKKMVDPLLEGDYPVRGLYQALAIAAMCVQEQPSMRPVIADVVMALDHLASSKYDRSHRQKQDNVTETKVDEEKTLTTESNVCVEEKQEIKICSDQAT; this comes from the exons ATGGGATGTTTCGGACGCACTCCGAAATCGAACAAACGATCAGATACCAAAACCACGAAGAACAACGATTTCACCCCAAAAAAACTCACCGTCAATGCAAATCGAGATAAGCTGACACAACCCAGCTCAG ATTGTTTAAAAGTTAGTATATGTGGAGATGTAAGCAAGGAGATAGTTACTAAGAAGGATCAATTAGCTTTGGATGCTAAAGATACtaatgttgaagatgaagttATAGTGAAGAAAGCACAGACTTTTACATTTGAAGAACTCTCTGTTTCTACTGGAAACTTTAAGTCGGATTGTTTTCTAGGAGAAGGAGGTTTTGGAAAAGTTTACAAAGGTTTCATTGAGAAAATCAATCAG GTTGTTGCAATTAAGCAACTTGATCGGAATGGTGCTCAAGGAATCAGGGAGTTTGTTGTTGAAGTGTTGACATTAAGTCTCGCTGATCATCCAAATCTCGTCAAGCTTATAGGATTTTGCGCTGAGGGTGTTCAGAGACTGTTGGTTTACGAGTATATGCCTCTAGGATCTCTGGATAATCACCTTCATG atCTTCCTTCTGGTAAAAACCCGCTTGCTTGGAACACTCGAATGAAAATAGCGGCTGGTGCAGCAAGAGGACTAGAGTATCTCCACGATACAATGAAACCTCCTGTGATATACCGTGATCTTAAGTGTTCGAATATCTTGATCGATGAAGGATATCACGCAAAACTCTCAGACTTTGGATTAGCTAAAGTAGGACCAAGAGGAAGTGAAACTCATGTTTCCACAAGAGTTATGGGAACATACGGTTACTGTGCTCCTGATTACGCATTAACTGGACAACTCACATTCAAATCAGATGTATACAGTTTCGGAGTTGTTCTTTTGGAGCTTATTACTGGAAGGAAAGCTTACGATAACACGAGAACACGTAATCACCAGAGTCTTGTTGAATGG GCAAATCCCTTGTTTAAAGATAGGAagaatttcaagaaaatggtTGATCCGTTACTCGAAGGAGATTATCCGGTTAGAGGATTGTATCAAGCACTTGCAATAGCTGCAATGTGTGTTCAAGAACAGCCTAGTATGAGACCGGTGATAGCTGATGTAGTAATGGCTTTGGATCACTTAGCTTCTTCTAAATATGATCGTAGTCACCGTCAAAAGCAGGATAATGTGACCGAGACTAAAGTCGATGAAGAGAAAACACTTACCACAGAATCTAATGTTTGTGTGGAGGAGAAACAAGAGATCAAGATATGCTCAGATCAAGCAACTTAA